The sequence below is a genomic window from Streptomyces sp. B21-105.
GCAGCCCCTCGTCTCGGAGGCCGTGCGCGGCGAGGGCGCGCACCTGGTCGACGCGGACGGCGTGCGCTTCATGCTCGGCAGGCACGAACTGGCCGAGCTCGCCCCCCGGGACATCGTGGCCAAGGGCATCATGCGCCGCATGCAGGAGCAGGACGCCGAGCACATGTTCCTCGACGCCCGCCACTTCGGCGCCGACATGTGGGAGCACCGGTTCCCGACGATCCTGGCCGCCTGCCGGGCCCACGGCATCGACCCGGTCACCGAGCCCGTCCCGGTCGCCCCGGCGGCCCACTACGCCTCCGGGGGCGTGCGCACCGACTCCCGCGGCCGTACGACCGTGCCGGGCCTGTACGCGTGTGGCGAGGTCGCCTGCACCGGCGTGCACGGCGCGAACCGCCTGGCGTCCAACTCGCTCCTCGAAGGTCTCGTCTACGCCGAGCGCATCGTGGCCGACATCGCCCTGACCCAGACGGATGACGCACTGCACGCGCGCGTGCCCGCGGCTGTGGAGCGCCCCGAGCGGCCGGCGCACCCGCTGCTCGCCCCCGAGGCCCGGTTCGCCATCCAACGGATCATGACCGACGGCGCGGGCGTCCTGCGCTCCGAGGCGTCCCTGGAGAGGGCCGCCGACCAGTTGCAGCGGCTGCACACCGAGGCCCGCGACGCCCTCGACGAGAACGGCAAGACGGCCGAGCCCGGCGTCGACACCTGGGAGGCCACCAACCTCCTGTGCGTCGCGCGCGTCCTGGTCGCCGCCGCGCTCCTGCGCGAGGAGACCCGGGGCTGCCATTGGCGCGAGGACCACGCCGACCGCGACGACGCCGCTTGGCGCCGCCACATCGTCGTCCGGCTGAATCCGGACCGCACCCTCGCCGTACACACCACCGATACCGCAGACTTCCCCCCGACCCGGCAGCACCACCAGGAGCAGTGACAGACGTGAGCACCCCCGACCTTCCCCTCGCCCCGAGCGGCGGCTGCGGCGACGGCTGTGCCTGCGGCGCCGCCGCAGGCGCCGAATTCACCGACGAGGGATACGCCGAATACGAGGAGTGCGGGCTCGACCCCGCGCTCGCCCAGCTGCTGGTCGACGCCGGACTCGACCCCGTCGAGGTGGAGGACATCGCCAACGTCGCCATCCAGGAGGACCTGGCGCACGGCGTCGACGTGACGACGGTCGCGACCATCCCCGAGGAGGCGGTCGCCACCGCCGACTTCACCGCGCGCGAGGCGGGCGTGGTCGCGGGGCTGCGGATCGCCGAGGCGGTCGTCTCGGTCGTCTGCACGGACGAGTTCGAGGTCGAGCGGCACGTGGTGGACGGCGACCGGGTGGAGGCCGGGCAGAAGCTGCTGTCGGTCACCACGCGCACGCGTGACCTCCTCACCGCCGAGCGCAGCGCGCTGAACCTGCTGTGCCGTCTGTCGGGCATCGCCACCGCCACGCGTGCGTGGGCGGACGCCCTGGAGGGCACCGGGGCACGCGTGCGCGACACCCGTAAGACGACGCCGGGCCTGCGCTCGCTGGAGAAGTTCGCCGTCCGCTGCGGCGGGGGCGTCAACCACCGCATGTCGCTGTCCGACGCGGCGCTGGTCAAGGACAACCACGTGGTCGCCGCGGGCGGTGTCGCCCAGGCCTTCGAAGCGGTGCGGGAGACCTTCCCGGACGTGCCGATCGAGGTCGAGGTCGACACCCTGCACCAGCTGCGCGAGGTCGTCGACGCGGGCGCCGACCTGATCCTGCTGGACAACTTCACGCCCGCCGAGTGCGCGGAGGCCGTAGCCCTCGTGGGCAAGGGCGCGCTGCTGGAGGCGTCGGGCCGGCTCACCCTGGACAACGCCAAGGCCTACGCCGACACGGGCGTCGACTTCCTCGCCGTGGGCGCGCTGACGCACTCCTCGCCGATCCTGGACATCGGTCTGGATCTGCGGGCGGCGGAGTAGGGAACGGGGACCGGCCATGCTGCTGACGATCGACGTGGGCAACACGCACACCGTGCTCGGCCTCTTCGACGGTGAGGACATCGTCGAGCACTGGCGGATCTCCACCGACTCCCGCCGCACCGCGGACGAACTGGCCGTGCTCCTGCAAGGCCTGATGGGCATGCACCCCCTCCTCGGGGGCGAGCTGGGCGACGGCATCGACGGCATCGCGATCTGCGCCACGGTGCCCTCCGTGCTG
It includes:
- a CDS encoding L-aspartate oxidase, whose protein sequence is MTSTGIRLHAPAPGWNISADVVVVGSGVAGLTAALRCEAAGLRTVVVTKARLDDGSTRWAQGGIAAALGDGDTPEQHLDDTLVAGVGLCDEEAVRILVTEGPDAVRRLIETGAHFDESEEGGLELTREGGHHRRRIAHAGGDATGAEISRALVEAVRARGLRTVENALVLDLLTDAEGRTAGVTLHVMGEGQHDGVGAVHAPAVVLATGGMGQVFSATTNPSVSTGDGVALALRAGAEVSDLEFVQFHPTVLFLGADAEGQQPLVSEAVRGEGAHLVDADGVRFMLGRHELAELAPRDIVAKGIMRRMQEQDAEHMFLDARHFGADMWEHRFPTILAACRAHGIDPVTEPVPVAPAAHYASGGVRTDSRGRTTVPGLYACGEVACTGVHGANRLASNSLLEGLVYAERIVADIALTQTDDALHARVPAAVERPERPAHPLLAPEARFAIQRIMTDGAGVLRSEASLERAADQLQRLHTEARDALDENGKTAEPGVDTWEATNLLCVARVLVAAALLREETRGCHWREDHADRDDAAWRRHIVVRLNPDRTLAVHTTDTADFPPTRQHHQEQ
- the nadC gene encoding carboxylating nicotinate-nucleotide diphosphorylase encodes the protein MSTPDLPLAPSGGCGDGCACGAAAGAEFTDEGYAEYEECGLDPALAQLLVDAGLDPVEVEDIANVAIQEDLAHGVDVTTVATIPEEAVATADFTAREAGVVAGLRIAEAVVSVVCTDEFEVERHVVDGDRVEAGQKLLSVTTRTRDLLTAERSALNLLCRLSGIATATRAWADALEGTGARVRDTRKTTPGLRSLEKFAVRCGGGVNHRMSLSDAALVKDNHVVAAGGVAQAFEAVRETFPDVPIEVEVDTLHQLREVVDAGADLILLDNFTPAECAEAVALVGKGALLEASGRLTLDNAKAYADTGVDFLAVGALTHSSPILDIGLDLRAAE